The following proteins come from a genomic window of Natrinema saccharevitans:
- a CDS encoding UbiD family decarboxylase produces MTVDSFRAFLRRLDEADALVSFDDPVSWDLEASAVTALANRSDGDVPVFESIAETAVDASLVGDPYRGPRRRPWDHLARAIGLPTGLSGAAYYERLIDRLRSPREPRVLERDAAPCKDIVRTGDDVDLLSLPWPYIHRGDGGRYSNLHTVVAPDPETRWGRWSSHRMMIHDGPFASLLFLAGEQVPNRYYYDYEPRDEPMPVAVVVGAEPVVQCTTEMWIPAGRSEATFAGGMKDRPVDLVPCETNDLYVPATAEVVLEGRVLPNERLDEGPFGDYFGYMNGPRRSMPAFAIDAVTRRTEPRVPFCVEGTGVGYGRNSGSTLQLAAAGPDATLGLQAAGFDVEAAVPWRFTSRTVWVIATDRPYPGYLHRLANFVFTTWGMLHIDFFVFVDADVDPFDPRAVLTAIALDADPDADFHQFGVERMPKVPLNIYQTPEEKGSADVGTSKAKTAKAYIDATGDGDRTDGTADDRRKRAQKRLVTAGMSAARFDLLDGEGKQR; encoded by the coding sequence ATGACGGTGGACTCGTTCCGGGCGTTCCTCCGGCGTCTCGACGAGGCGGACGCCCTCGTCTCGTTCGACGACCCCGTCTCGTGGGACCTCGAGGCGAGCGCGGTCACGGCGCTTGCCAACCGGTCCGACGGCGACGTGCCGGTGTTCGAGTCGATCGCGGAGACGGCCGTCGACGCGTCGCTCGTCGGCGATCCGTACCGGGGGCCCCGACGTCGGCCGTGGGATCACCTCGCCCGGGCGATCGGGCTGCCGACCGGCCTGTCCGGCGCGGCGTACTACGAGCGGCTCATCGACCGGCTTCGATCGCCCCGGGAGCCGCGGGTCCTCGAGCGCGACGCAGCGCCCTGCAAGGACATCGTTCGGACCGGGGACGACGTCGATCTCCTGTCGCTCCCGTGGCCGTACATCCACCGCGGCGACGGCGGGCGGTACTCGAACCTCCACACCGTCGTCGCACCGGATCCGGAGACGCGGTGGGGCCGCTGGTCGAGCCACCGGATGATGATCCACGACGGGCCGTTCGCCAGCCTGCTGTTCCTGGCGGGCGAGCAGGTCCCGAACCGGTATTACTACGACTACGAACCGCGGGACGAGCCGATGCCGGTGGCGGTCGTCGTCGGTGCCGAACCGGTCGTCCAGTGTACGACCGAGATGTGGATCCCGGCGGGGCGGAGCGAGGCCACCTTCGCGGGCGGCATGAAAGACCGACCCGTCGACCTCGTCCCGTGCGAGACGAACGACCTGTACGTCCCGGCGACGGCGGAGGTCGTCCTCGAGGGCCGCGTCCTCCCGAACGAACGGCTCGACGAGGGGCCGTTCGGCGACTACTTCGGGTACATGAACGGGCCGCGGCGATCGATGCCCGCGTTCGCGATCGACGCCGTAACCCGCCGGACGGAGCCGCGAGTCCCGTTTTGCGTCGAAGGGACCGGCGTCGGATACGGGCGAAACTCCGGCAGCACGCTCCAGCTCGCCGCGGCCGGCCCGGATGCGACCCTCGGACTGCAGGCCGCCGGCTTCGACGTCGAGGCGGCGGTTCCGTGGCGCTTTACCTCCCGGACCGTCTGGGTCATCGCGACGGATCGTCCCTACCCGGGGTATCTCCATCGACTGGCCAACTTCGTGTTCACGACCTGGGGGATGCTCCACATCGATTTCTTCGTGTTCGTCGACGCCGACGTCGACCCGTTCGACCCGCGGGCGGTGCTGACGGCGATCGCGCTGGACGCCGACCCGGACGCCGACTTCCACCAGTTCGGCGTCGAACGGATGCCCAAAGTCCCGCTCAACATCTACCAGACGCCCGAGGAGAAAGGCAGCGCCGACGTGGGGACCTCGAAAGCCAAGACCGCGAAGGCGTACATCGACGCGACCGGCGACGGGGATCGAACGGACGGGACGGCCGACGACCGTCGGAAACGAGCCCAGAAGCGACTCGTCACCGCCGGCATGTCGGCGGCGCGGTTCGATCTCCTCGACGGGGAAGGGAAGCAGCGATGA
- a CDS encoding acyl-CoA dehydrogenase family protein: MNFESTDERAMIRSTAEAVAAEYGPEYWREKEADGEFAQAFWDELAEAGFHGLLVPEEYDGAGMGMQEMGLAMETLCAEGCGMAGTWYLVLTAGMAAVGIRENGTEAQKERYLPDIAAGERNFSIGITEPEAGTNTLNVATRAEKDGSEYVLDGNKAWITFADRADDMILVTRTTPRADVDRGTDGISLFVVDMDDPGIDVSPIPKHGINYSNSCEVFIEDVRVPEENLLGAEDEGWWALVDMLNPERLGFAAAGTGIGKLAADTAIEYATDREVFGAPVGSHQAVSFPITKAYARMETAALMREKAAWLYDQGEECGYETNVAKATAVSAGIEAVKQSMQAFGGWGYAKEYDVERWWREINLTRLAPVSQQMAYNHIGQQLGFPKSY, encoded by the coding sequence ATGAATTTCGAATCTACCGACGAACGCGCGATGATCCGATCGACCGCGGAGGCGGTCGCGGCCGAATACGGACCGGAGTACTGGCGAGAGAAAGAGGCGGACGGCGAGTTCGCTCAGGCGTTCTGGGACGAACTCGCGGAGGCCGGGTTCCACGGCCTGTTGGTCCCGGAGGAGTACGACGGTGCCGGCATGGGCATGCAGGAGATGGGGCTGGCGATGGAGACGCTCTGTGCCGAGGGCTGTGGCATGGCCGGCACCTGGTATCTGGTCCTTACCGCGGGCATGGCCGCCGTCGGCATCCGCGAGAACGGGACCGAGGCCCAGAAGGAGCGGTACCTGCCCGACATCGCGGCCGGCGAGCGGAACTTCTCGATCGGGATCACCGAACCCGAAGCGGGGACGAACACGCTGAACGTCGCCACGCGCGCGGAGAAAGACGGCAGCGAATACGTCCTCGACGGGAACAAGGCGTGGATCACCTTCGCCGACCGGGCGGACGACATGATCCTCGTCACCCGGACGACCCCGCGGGCGGACGTCGACCGCGGCACCGACGGCATCAGCCTCTTCGTCGTCGACATGGACGACCCCGGGATCGACGTCTCGCCGATTCCCAAACACGGCATCAACTACTCGAATTCCTGCGAGGTGTTCATCGAGGACGTTCGCGTCCCCGAGGAGAACCTGCTCGGCGCGGAAGACGAGGGCTGGTGGGCGCTCGTCGACATGCTGAACCCCGAGCGCCTCGGCTTCGCCGCGGCCGGGACGGGGATCGGAAAACTGGCCGCCGACACCGCCATCGAGTACGCCACCGACCGCGAGGTGTTCGGTGCCCCGGTCGGCAGCCACCAGGCGGTCTCGTTCCCCATCACGAAGGCCTACGCGCGGATGGAGACGGCCGCGCTCATGCGCGAGAAAGCAGCCTGGCTCTACGATCAGGGCGAGGAGTGTGGCTACGAGACCAACGTCGCGAAGGCGACGGCCGTCAGCGCCGGGATCGAAGCCGTCAAGCAGTCGATGCAGGCCTTCGGCGGCTGGGGCTACGCGAAAGAGTACGACGTCGAACGCTGGTGGCGCGAGATCAACCTCACCAGGCTCGCGCCGGTCTCCCAGCAGATGGCGTACAACCACATCGGCCAGCAGCTCGGCTTCCCCAAGTCCTACTGA
- a CDS encoding lactate utilization protein, giving the protein MSQQKSDYVDDAEIDATLDELPADEAIEATVENLEANGFEVVVADSAAEALEAVQSQIPAGASVMNGHSTTLEEIGFADYLSEGDHGWESLADEIWSIDDDAKRQAARRESQTADYFLGGINAIAQTGELVAADRSGSRIGAYPFAASNVVIVSGANKIVPTLEDALDRLESVAYPLENERAQEAYGVESAIAKQLIFRRELEDGRTTVVLVREQLGY; this is encoded by the coding sequence ATGTCCCAGCAGAAATCCGACTACGTAGACGACGCCGAGATCGACGCGACGCTCGACGAACTGCCGGCCGACGAGGCCATCGAGGCGACCGTCGAGAACCTCGAGGCGAACGGCTTCGAGGTCGTCGTCGCCGACTCGGCCGCGGAGGCCCTCGAAGCGGTCCAGTCGCAGATTCCCGCCGGCGCGTCGGTCATGAACGGCCACTCCACGACGCTCGAGGAGATCGGCTTCGCCGACTACCTCTCGGAGGGCGACCACGGGTGGGAGAGCCTGGCCGACGAGATCTGGAGCATCGACGACGACGCGAAACGGCAGGCCGCCCGTCGCGAGTCCCAGACCGCCGACTACTTCCTCGGCGGGATCAACGCGATCGCCCAGACCGGCGAACTCGTCGCGGCCGACCGTTCGGGCAGTCGGATCGGCGCGTACCCCTTCGCCGCGAGCAACGTCGTGATCGTCAGCGGCGCGAACAAGATCGTGCCGACGCTCGAGGACGCGCTCGACCGCCTCGAGTCGGTGGCCTATCCCCTCGAGAACGAACGCGCACAGGAGGCCTACGGCGTCGAGTCCGCCATCGCCAAGCAGCTCATCTTCCGACGGGAACTCGAGGACGGTCGGACGACCGTCGTCCTCGTCCGCGAGCAACTGGGCTACTAG
- a CDS encoding UbiD family decarboxylase domain-containing protein, whose protein sequence is MIPFAQYVQGLASNDELLSLEGPFDVPPPVIAAEALRANGPALRYERTDGADLTSGAFSGPDQLQRRESAPWSRLALGLGLDPEASFVAVLETITQLGPTDDRPEPTADRQAAARTVDGIRQLALPRDADDVWPALTLGVASVATAAGTHWAPVHGAVIGDDTLRVRTPTALSSLLDGGTISVALGVPPATVTAAYLLAVRDRIEVPIQACGVAERVPLVPTNGGLVPSATEVVIEATVDDRNPDSRSDRREAWEYGTESTSMALSIERILATEEPVLPFSPLERPLSDDLQLTGLVTAATLYDRVDDYWGISPVEWVQVPAAAELGICVVATNVLYAGFEWQLANILFAFSSLFDTVVVVDDDVSPRDLGRVLGDIWLKAHPSRDWIFSEPSAPMADRPRYRRDGETGSRLYVNAAWDPRWEDAYIAPRVAFERSFPASVRDDARRLWETRHGGPDDGVRDDA, encoded by the coding sequence ATGATCCCGTTCGCACAGTACGTCCAGGGGCTGGCGAGCAACGACGAACTACTGTCCCTCGAGGGACCGTTCGACGTGCCGCCGCCCGTCATCGCGGCGGAGGCACTCCGTGCGAACGGCCCGGCGCTCCGGTACGAACGGACCGACGGTGCCGATCTCACCAGCGGTGCGTTCAGCGGTCCCGACCAACTGCAGCGTCGCGAGTCGGCCCCGTGGTCGCGGCTGGCGCTTGGCCTCGGACTGGACCCCGAGGCGTCGTTCGTCGCCGTCCTCGAGACGATCACGCAACTGGGTCCGACCGACGATCGGCCGGAGCCGACCGCCGACAGGCAGGCGGCCGCACGAACCGTCGACGGGATACGGCAACTGGCGCTGCCGCGTGACGCCGACGACGTCTGGCCCGCCCTGACGCTGGGCGTCGCGTCGGTAGCGACGGCGGCGGGGACCCACTGGGCACCGGTTCACGGTGCCGTCATCGGCGACGATACGCTCCGGGTCCGGACGCCCACGGCCCTGTCGTCGCTGCTGGACGGCGGGACGATCTCGGTCGCCCTCGGCGTCCCGCCGGCGACCGTGACGGCGGCCTACTTACTCGCCGTCAGGGACCGCATCGAGGTCCCGATACAGGCCTGTGGCGTCGCGGAGCGCGTGCCGCTCGTCCCGACGAACGGCGGGCTCGTCCCGAGCGCGACCGAGGTCGTGATCGAGGCGACGGTCGACGATCGCAACCCCGACTCCCGGTCGGACCGGCGCGAAGCGTGGGAGTACGGCACGGAGAGTACGTCGATGGCGCTGTCGATCGAACGGATACTCGCGACCGAGGAGCCGGTACTTCCGTTCTCGCCGCTCGAGCGACCGCTTTCGGACGACCTGCAGCTGACGGGGCTAGTGACGGCGGCGACGCTGTACGACCGCGTCGACGACTACTGGGGGATCTCGCCAGTCGAGTGGGTGCAGGTCCCGGCGGCGGCCGAACTCGGGATCTGCGTCGTCGCGACGAACGTCCTCTATGCCGGCTTCGAGTGGCAACTCGCCAACATCCTCTTTGCCTTCTCGTCGCTGTTCGATACGGTCGTCGTCGTCGATGACGACGTCTCGCCGCGGGACCTCGGCCGCGTCCTCGGCGATATCTGGCTCAAAGCACATCCGTCTCGAGACTGGATCTTCAGCGAACCGTCGGCACCGATGGCGGACCGCCCCCGGTATCGTCGGGACGGGGAGACCGGCTCCCGACTGTACGTGAATGCGGCGTGGGACCCGCGGTGGGAAGACGCGTATATCGCGCCGCGAGTCGCGTTCGAGCGGTCGTTCCCGGCGTCCGTTCGCGACGACGCCCGGCGACTGTGGGAGACGCGTCACGGCGGGCCCGACGACGGGGTCCGCGACGACGCGTAG
- a CDS encoding 2-oxoacid:acceptor oxidoreductase subunit alpha, with amino-acid sequence MSDDELIWRIAGGSGDGIDSTSQNFAKALMRSGLDVFTHRHYPSRIRGGHTYVEIRAADREVQSRGDGYNFLLSLGDSFARNPQEEAYYGNEEIKPLSENLDDLREGGIIVYDEGLISEEDVEAIDLHDRAEENDWHVFPMDLRGLAREHGREVMRNTAGVGVTAALLDMDLEHIEDLMSDAMGGDVLEANLEILHEAYETTREEYEFEHDLRAPEGSHDAEQALLSGSNAIAYGAIDAGCRFIAGYPMTPWTDVFTILTQNFPDMGGVSEQVEDEIAAAALAVGASHAGVKAMSGSSGGGFALMSEPLGLAEMTETPVVLVESMRAGPSTGMPTKPEQADLEHVLYTSQGDSQRVVFAPGTIEEAYEQTRLAFDIAWDYQIPAIVIYDQKLSGENTNVDVDFFDREVSPDLGSTLTEDELREAAHDNSGKFKRFNYDDAENGVAPRSIPGQKGGRFLATGNEHSPVGHISEDPDNRVAQMDRRLEKLESIRRELDEERESTQTYFGDETADYGVITWGSSQGAVAEAIERLNENGHSVRGLSVSDMTPFPEKEVTEFLESVDEAMVVEMNATAQFRGLLQKELGRFGEKLTSLLKYNGNPFEPAEIVEGYQVNLAEEDREPTAQVRIEPAAGD; translated from the coding sequence ATGAGCGACGACGAACTCATCTGGCGAATCGCGGGCGGTTCCGGCGACGGGATCGACTCGACGAGCCAGAACTTCGCCAAGGCGCTGATGCGCTCGGGGCTCGACGTATTTACCCATCGGCACTATCCGTCGCGGATTCGCGGCGGCCACACCTACGTCGAGATCCGGGCCGCGGACCGCGAGGTACAGTCACGCGGGGACGGCTACAACTTCCTGCTCTCGCTGGGCGATTCCTTCGCCCGCAATCCACAGGAGGAGGCCTACTACGGCAACGAGGAGATCAAGCCGCTCTCGGAGAACTTAGACGACCTCCGCGAGGGCGGGATCATCGTCTACGACGAGGGCCTCATCAGCGAGGAGGACGTCGAAGCGATCGATCTCCACGATCGCGCCGAGGAAAACGACTGGCACGTCTTCCCGATGGACCTGCGCGGACTCGCGCGGGAACACGGCCGCGAGGTCATGCGCAACACCGCCGGCGTCGGCGTCACCGCCGCCCTGCTGGACATGGACCTCGAGCACATCGAGGATCTGATGTCCGACGCGATGGGCGGCGACGTCCTCGAGGCGAACCTCGAGATCCTCCACGAGGCCTACGAGACGACGCGCGAGGAGTACGAGTTCGAACACGACCTGCGGGCCCCCGAGGGCTCTCACGACGCCGAGCAGGCGCTGCTGTCGGGTTCGAACGCGATCGCCTACGGCGCGATCGACGCGGGCTGTCGGTTCATCGCCGGCTATCCGATGACGCCGTGGACGGACGTGTTCACGATCCTCACGCAAAACTTCCCCGACATGGGCGGGGTCTCCGAGCAGGTCGAGGACGAGATCGCCGCGGCCGCGCTGGCCGTCGGCGCGAGCCACGCCGGCGTCAAGGCCATGTCCGGCTCCTCCGGCGGCGGCTTCGCGCTGATGAGCGAACCGCTCGGGCTCGCCGAGATGACCGAGACGCCGGTCGTCCTCGTCGAGTCGATGCGGGCCGGCCCCTCGACCGGGATGCCGACCAAGCCCGAACAGGCCGACCTCGAACACGTCCTCTACACGAGTCAGGGCGACTCCCAGCGGGTCGTCTTCGCGCCCGGTACCATCGAGGAGGCCTACGAGCAGACGCGGCTGGCCTTCGACATCGCCTGGGACTACCAGATCCCGGCGATCGTCATCTACGACCAGAAGCTCTCCGGCGAGAACACCAACGTCGACGTCGACTTCTTCGACCGCGAGGTCTCGCCTGACCTGGGCTCGACGCTGACCGAGGACGAACTCCGGGAGGCCGCCCACGACAACTCCGGAAAGTTCAAGCGATTCAACTACGACGACGCCGAGAACGGCGTCGCGCCGCGCTCGATCCCCGGCCAGAAGGGGGGGCGTTTCCTCGCGACCGGCAACGAACACAGTCCGGTCGGCCACATCAGCGAGGACCCCGACAACCGCGTCGCCCAGATGGACCGCCGCCTCGAGAAACTCGAGTCCATCCGCCGAGAACTCGACGAGGAACGCGAGTCCACCCAGACCTACTTCGGCGACGAGACGGCCGACTACGGCGTCATCACGTGGGGCTCGAGTCAGGGCGCGGTCGCGGAGGCCATCGAGCGGCTCAACGAGAACGGCCACTCCGTGCGGGGCCTCAGCGTCTCCGACATGACGCCGTTCCCCGAGAAAGAGGTGACCGAGTTCCTCGAGAGCGTCGACGAGGCGATGGTCGTCGAGATGAACGCCACGGCGCA
- a CDS encoding acyl-CoA synthetase has product MVSSHNLSDYEVERERFSWDEIYAAADWDAPTDLNIAHETVDRHATDRETVALYQVDTDGELTKLTFWELADRSSQFANLLEELGVERGDRVFSYMPRIPEHYVAMVGTLKRGAVWGSVNERFGPDGISYRLDDCDAKVLVTTTDNRETVADALEDVPSVERVITVDRGGGAPAADVVFDPALDGASTDYEPADTGGEDDALLYYTSGTTGLAKGVRHKQRWVAGVAATQKYAVDLQPGDLYWSTGDLGWLTGVINTLGAWFWGASLFTYEGEFDPAEWAELLDEYPITVLFSVPTAYRMLREKAEVLEDIDLDLRHALSIGEPLSAGVVEWGEDELGVTILDTYGQTETGNMIINNYPTMELRPGSMGKPLPGIEADIVDPDTGAVLEPGETGEIAQRGDYPCFFDEYWNKPEKTASCFVDGPEGGEQSEAMRSSPDETSGGEWYLSGDLAHKDEDGYFWFEGRADDVILSSGYRIGPFEVESSLGEHAAVAEAAVVPKPHTERGNIVKAYVVPSEGTTPSEGLKEDIRTHVRDELSAHEYPREIEFREELPKTVTGKIRRTELQDDAEEESEASP; this is encoded by the coding sequence ATGGTGTCCAGCCACAACCTCTCGGACTACGAGGTCGAACGGGAGCGGTTCTCGTGGGACGAGATCTACGCGGCGGCCGACTGGGACGCACCGACGGACCTGAACATCGCACACGAGACCGTCGACCGACACGCCACCGACCGCGAGACGGTCGCGCTCTATCAGGTCGACACCGACGGCGAACTCACGAAGCTGACCTTCTGGGAACTGGCCGACCGCTCGAGCCAGTTCGCGAACCTCCTCGAGGAACTCGGCGTCGAGCGCGGCGACCGCGTGTTCTCGTACATGCCGCGGATTCCGGAACACTACGTGGCGATGGTCGGCACGCTGAAACGGGGAGCCGTCTGGGGGAGCGTCAACGAACGCTTCGGGCCGGACGGGATTTCCTACCGGCTCGACGATTGCGACGCGAAAGTCCTCGTGACGACGACCGACAACCGCGAGACGGTCGCGGACGCCCTCGAGGACGTACCGTCGGTCGAGCGCGTCATCACCGTCGACCGCGGCGGCGGCGCGCCCGCCGCCGACGTCGTGTTCGACCCGGCGCTCGACGGCGCGAGTACGGACTACGAGCCCGCCGACACCGGCGGCGAGGACGACGCCTTGCTGTACTACACGTCGGGGACGACCGGGCTGGCCAAGGGCGTCCGACACAAACAGCGCTGGGTGGCCGGCGTGGCGGCGACCCAGAAGTACGCCGTCGACCTCCAGCCCGGCGACCTCTACTGGAGCACCGGCGATCTGGGCTGGCTGACCGGCGTGATCAACACGCTCGGGGCCTGGTTCTGGGGCGCGTCGCTTTTCACCTACGAGGGCGAGTTCGACCCGGCGGAGTGGGCCGAACTGCTCGACGAGTACCCGATCACCGTCCTGTTCTCGGTCCCGACGGCCTACCGGATGCTCCGCGAAAAAGCGGAGGTACTGGAGGATATCGACCTCGACTTACGACACGCGCTCTCGATCGGCGAGCCGCTCAGCGCCGGCGTCGTCGAGTGGGGCGAGGACGAACTCGGCGTCACCATCCTCGACACGTACGGCCAGACGGAGACGGGCAACATGATCATCAACAACTACCCGACGATGGAGTTGCGGCCCGGCTCGATGGGCAAGCCCCTCCCCGGCATCGAGGCCGACATCGTCGACCCCGACACCGGGGCCGTCCTCGAGCCCGGCGAGACCGGCGAGATCGCCCAGCGGGGGGACTACCCCTGTTTCTTCGACGAGTACTGGAACAAACCGGAGAAGACCGCGTCGTGTTTCGTCGACGGTCCCGAGGGGGGTGAGCAGAGCGAAGCGATGCGATCCTCGCCAGACGAAACGTCTGGCGGTGAGTGGTACCTCTCGGGGGACCTCGCACACAAGGACGAGGACGGCTACTTCTGGTTCGAGGGGCGGGCCGACGACGTCATTCTCTCGTCGGGCTACCGGATCGGCCCGTTCGAGGTCGAGAGTTCGCTGGGCGAACACGCGGCCGTCGCCGAGGCGGCCGTCGTCCCCAAGCCCCACACGGAGCGGGGCAACATCGTGAAGGCCTACGTCGTGCCCAGCGAGGGGACGACGCCGTCCGAGGGCCTCAAAGAGGACATCAGGACCCACGTGCGCGACGAGCTATCGGCCCACGAGTACCCCCGCGAGATCGAGTTCCGCGAGGAACTGCCGAAGACGGTCACGGGGAAGATCCGCCGAACCGAACTGCAAGACGACGCGGAAGAAGAGTCCGAGGCGTCGCCGTAA
- a CDS encoding ubiD operon protein has protein sequence MSNQYITAAQHLPDEERTETTLQITDAETKRIFEARVRIANDPDELTDPQPLTVVAGPHESVSEERYVELIDEIDAAGINEDLLRRLAADQESTSNVVNTRSDDLNVILRYLVESGQYDSTAEALREIAFQHLAANRPALLDAYEAVRTEFEDDPLRRARSENEP, from the coding sequence ATGTCGAACCAGTACATCACGGCAGCGCAACACCTGCCCGACGAGGAGCGGACGGAAACGACACTCCAGATAACCGACGCGGAGACGAAGCGGATCTTCGAGGCGCGGGTCCGGATCGCGAACGATCCCGACGAACTCACCGATCCGCAGCCGCTGACCGTCGTCGCCGGACCACACGAGAGCGTCAGCGAGGAGCGGTACGTCGAACTCATCGACGAGATCGACGCGGCGGGGATCAACGAGGACCTCCTGCGCCGGCTCGCGGCGGACCAGGAGTCGACCTCGAACGTCGTCAACACCCGGTCCGACGACCTCAACGTCATCCTCCGGTATCTCGTCGAATCCGGCCAGTACGACTCGACCGCCGAGGCGCTTCGCGAGATCGCGTTTCAGCATCTCGCGGCGAACCGCCCCGCGTTACTGGACGCCTACGAGGCCGTCCGGACCGAGTTCGAGGACGATCCGCTCCGCCGCGCCCGCTCGGAGAACGAGCCATGA
- a CDS encoding PHP domain-containing protein: protein MRDFHVHSNYSDGEFLRSMVRAAEAAGLEGVGFADHCNVASRERPESMRGVYGFNLDLTYERRRRGIERLREAFDLEIYDAVEMDYDPRDEAAIDAFLSEAGFEYAIGSVHDVAGNNVQVASHFASMSDAERDAVVDEYFDRLVALVESELFDIAAHVDLLERTPPLRGRATEDHYRRVARALADSRTVPEVNAGRALSDAGVVHPAERFLEVLRDHDVAVTVGTDSHRPDELPDRAAFLEDFLDEWGLETVEPDGLAAEP, encoded by the coding sequence ATGCGGGACTTTCACGTCCACTCGAACTACTCGGACGGCGAGTTCCTCCGGTCGATGGTCCGAGCGGCCGAGGCGGCCGGCCTCGAGGGTGTCGGCTTCGCCGACCACTGCAACGTGGCCTCGCGCGAGCGGCCCGAATCGATGCGGGGGGTCTACGGCTTCAACCTCGATCTCACCTACGAGCGCCGCCGTCGGGGGATCGAGCGGCTGCGCGAGGCGTTCGACCTCGAGATCTACGACGCCGTCGAGATGGACTACGATCCGCGCGACGAGGCGGCCATCGACGCCTTCCTCTCGGAGGCGGGCTTCGAGTACGCGATCGGTAGCGTCCACGACGTCGCCGGCAACAACGTCCAGGTCGCGTCCCACTTCGCGTCGATGTCCGACGCCGAACGCGACGCGGTCGTCGACGAGTACTTCGATCGGCTGGTCGCGCTCGTCGAGTCGGAACTGTTCGATATCGCGGCCCACGTCGACCTGCTCGAGCGGACGCCGCCGCTGCGGGGGCGGGCGACCGAGGACCACTACCGGCGCGTGGCGCGGGCGCTCGCCGACTCGCGGACGGTGCCGGAGGTAAACGCCGGCCGGGCGCTTTCCGACGCCGGCGTCGTTCACCCGGCCGAGCGGTTCCTCGAGGTCCTTCGCGACCACGACGTGGCCGTCACCGTCGGCACCGACTCCCACCGCCCCGACGAACTCCCCGACCGGGCCGCCTTCCTCGAGGACTTCCTCGACGAGTGGGGACTCGAGACGGTCGAGCCGGACGGACTCGCGGCCGAGCCGTGA